A single window of Selenomonas sputigena DNA harbors:
- a CDS encoding TPM domain-containing protein — MKREQRNFFSAVLLSLILLLALAAPALSEAAEKSRAQADACVMDDAGLLSDADESSLEKTLADIGTAHKARIVVYTVKDLKGEKAGTVANRFADKFAVGTENGALVLLVAPKERDWYLATDKKMKSRITDDIGTDYLSGKFLPSFKKDDYAAGFKAYAAAADEMLTYYEKEGKPFDPKAGFSFIALGIAVVLAGGVFYLVRSSLIASMSNVTSATEADAYLSHEGLHLTENRDSFLYMNVTRHEKPKKQGKDTSSRDESHGGGGGKY, encoded by the coding sequence ATGAAACGTGAACAAAGAAACTTCTTCAGCGCCGTTCTCCTCTCCCTCATCCTTTTGCTCGCACTCGCCGCCCCCGCCTTGAGCGAGGCGGCTGAAAAGAGTCGCGCACAGGCGGACGCATGCGTCATGGATGATGCAGGACTCTTGAGCGATGCGGACGAATCCTCACTCGAAAAGACGCTTGCCGACATCGGAACGGCACACAAAGCGCGTATCGTCGTCTACACAGTCAAAGACCTCAAGGGGGAGAAAGCGGGCACAGTCGCGAACAGATTCGCTGACAAATTCGCAGTAGGCACGGAAAATGGCGCCCTCGTTCTCCTTGTCGCGCCGAAAGAGCGCGACTGGTATCTCGCGACAGACAAGAAGATGAAGAGCCGCATCACCGACGACATCGGTACGGACTACCTTTCGGGCAAGTTCCTGCCGTCGTTCAAGAAGGACGACTATGCGGCGGGATTCAAAGCCTACGCCGCTGCAGCTGATGAAATGCTCACCTACTATGAAAAGGAAGGCAAACCCTTCGACCCCAAGGCAGGTTTCAGCTTCATCGCCCTAGGCATCGCCGTCGTGCTCGCAGGCGGTGTATTCTACCTCGTGCGCAGCAGCCTCATCGCCTCGATGAGCAACGTCACCTCGGCAACGGAAGCCGACGCCTATCTGAGTCACGAAGGACTGCATCTGACAGAAAACCGCGACTCCTTCCTCTACATGAACGTCACACGGCACGAAAAGCCCAAAAAGCAAGGAAAAGACACTTCGAGCCGCGATGAAAGCCACGGCGGTGGTGGCGGGAAATATTGA
- a CDS encoding SPFH domain-containing protein, which yields MGLIQAAMGAAGGVMSDQWKEFFYCDSLDKDSLVAKGQKRASARGRSSNTSGEENIISNGSIIAVNEGQCMIIVEQGKVVEVCAQPGEFTYDSSTEPTIFGGDLASDLKAVFQNIGKRFTFGGDAPKDQRIYYFNTKEIMGNKYGTPQSIQFETMIGQYMMNVNIRCFGEYSYRITNPILFYTNVCGNVEDIYTRSEIDSQLKSELLTALQPAFGRIAAKGIRYTQLINYTRDIKTELSAELSEDWGKKRGIEIVSFGVSSVKADEEDEKRIKEIQDSAIMSDPNLRAGRLATATADAMRTAAGNEAGMGGAFGFMGMGMAGNAGAGAMGAFGPAGGQAPQGNPLAPPPQQQPQAGAAGSWNCACGQTGNTGKFCAGCGKPQPAPAGTWSCSCGHAGNTGKFCANCGKPRPTADGWQCSCGATNQGRFCANCGKPKPADAPLYRCDKCGWQPKDPTNPPKFCPECGDAFDENDLQ from the coding sequence ATGGGTTTGATTCAAGCTGCTATGGGCGCTGCCGGCGGTGTCATGTCCGATCAGTGGAAAGAGTTTTTCTACTGCGACAGCCTCGACAAGGATTCGCTCGTCGCCAAGGGGCAGAAGCGTGCGAGCGCACGCGGACGCAGTTCCAACACTTCGGGCGAGGAGAACATCATCTCGAACGGCTCCATCATCGCCGTCAACGAGGGGCAGTGCATGATCATCGTCGAGCAGGGCAAGGTCGTCGAGGTCTGCGCACAGCCCGGCGAATTCACCTACGACAGCTCGACCGAGCCGACAATCTTTGGCGGCGACCTCGCAAGCGACCTCAAGGCGGTGTTCCAAAACATCGGCAAGCGCTTCACCTTCGGCGGCGATGCGCCGAAAGACCAGCGCATCTACTACTTCAACACGAAGGAAATCATGGGCAACAAGTACGGCACGCCGCAGTCTATCCAGTTCGAGACGATGATCGGCCAGTACATGATGAACGTGAACATCCGCTGCTTCGGCGAATACAGCTACCGCATCACGAACCCGATTCTCTTCTACACGAACGTCTGCGGCAACGTCGAGGACATCTACACGAGAAGCGAAATCGACTCCCAGCTCAAGAGCGAGCTTCTGACGGCGCTGCAGCCGGCTTTCGGTCGCATCGCCGCCAAAGGAATCCGCTACACGCAGCTCATCAACTACACGCGCGACATCAAGACGGAACTTTCGGCAGAGCTTTCCGAGGACTGGGGCAAAAAGCGCGGCATCGAGATCGTTTCCTTCGGCGTGTCGAGCGTCAAGGCGGACGAAGAGGACGAGAAGCGCATCAAGGAGATCCAGGACAGCGCCATCATGAGTGACCCAAACCTGCGTGCCGGCCGCCTCGCGACGGCGACGGCGGATGCCATGCGCACGGCAGCGGGCAACGAAGCCGGCATGGGCGGCGCCTTCGGCTTCATGGGCATGGGCATGGCGGGAAACGCCGGCGCCGGAGCCATGGGTGCTTTCGGCCCTGCGGGCGGCCAAGCGCCGCAGGGCAACCCGCTCGCTCCGCCGCCGCAGCAGCAACCACAGGCGGGAGCAGCCGGCAGTTGGAACTGCGCGTGCGGCCAGACGGGCAACACGGGCAAGTTCTGCGCGGGATGCGGCAAGCCACAGCCCGCGCCTGCAGGGACTTGGAGCTGCAGCTGCGGCCACGCGGGCAATACGGGCAAGTTCTGCGCGAACTGCGGCAAACCCCGGCCGACAGCGGACGGCTGGCAGTGCAGCTGCGGCGCGACGAACCAGGGACGCTTCTGCGCGAACTGCGGCAAACCGAAGCCGGCGGACGCGCCCCTCTATCGCTGCGACAAGTGTGGCTGGCAGCCCAAAGATCCGACGAATCCGCCGAAGTTCTGCCCCGAGTGCGGCGACGCCTTCGACGAAAACGACCTGCAGTAA
- a CDS encoding glutaredoxin domain-containing protein: MKKITVLYMEGCPYCRNAARAMDELEKAYSAYEAVPVEWIEETREKERALPFAKDYYYVPSMFVDGVKLYEAKPGESYEECKRCVEAVFQAAVD, encoded by the coding sequence TTGAAGAAGATTACGGTGCTCTACATGGAAGGTTGTCCGTATTGCCGCAACGCGGCGCGGGCGATGGACGAATTGGAAAAGGCGTATTCGGCCTACGAGGCGGTTCCCGTCGAATGGATCGAGGAAACTCGTGAGAAAGAGAGGGCGCTGCCTTTTGCCAAGGATTATTACTATGTACCTTCGATGTTCGTAGATGGTGTGAAGCTTTATGAGGCGAAGCCCGGCGAGAGCTATGAAGAGTGCAAGCGTTGTGTCGAGGCGGTCTTTCAGGCGGCTGTAGATTGA
- the rpsT gene encoding 30S ribosomal protein S20, with translation MPNIKASIRSVKKDEKRRAKNAAEKSRVRTASRHVLDAVEAGNADEAKSFLKAACKTIDQAAANHVFHKNCAARKKSRLARKVNAMA, from the coding sequence TTGCCGAACATCAAAGCATCCATCCGCAGCGTCAAGAAGGATGAGAAGCGCCGCGCCAAGAACGCTGCGGAGAAGTCCCGCGTTCGTACGGCTTCCCGCCATGTACTCGACGCCGTTGAGGCAGGAAACGCTGATGAAGCGAAGTCCTTCCTGAAGGCTGCCTGCAAGACGATCGATCAGGCTGCAGCGAACCATGTGTTCCACAAGAACTGCGCTGCCCGCAAGAAGTCGCGCCTTGCCCGCAAGGTCAACGCCATGGCGTAG
- a CDS encoding RpiB/LacA/LacB family sugar-phosphate isomerase codes for MKKTIVIGADHAGYPMKQFLLQQLTEAGCSVEDAGTYDEASCNTQPYAQKVAEEVAKGEGKLGILVCGTGAAMCIMANKVKGARAVVAHDLFTARMTRTHNDANILCMGQRVIANHMAWEIAKTWLSYEPLGGKYAERRETIARYEEEHMK; via the coding sequence ATGAAGAAAACAATCGTCATAGGCGCAGATCATGCGGGCTATCCCATGAAGCAGTTCTTGCTGCAGCAGTTGACGGAAGCGGGCTGCAGCGTCGAGGATGCGGGCACGTATGATGAAGCGTCCTGCAACACGCAGCCCTATGCGCAAAAGGTGGCGGAAGAGGTGGCGAAGGGCGAGGGGAAGCTTGGCATCCTCGTCTGCGGCACGGGTGCGGCGATGTGCATCATGGCGAATAAGGTCAAGGGAGCGCGTGCCGTCGTCGCGCACGACCTGTTTACGGCTCGCATGACGCGTACGCACAATGACGCTAACATCCTCTGCATGGGGCAGCGCGTCATAGCGAACCATATGGCCTGGGAGATAGCAAAGACGTGGCTCTCCTATGAGCCGCTTGGAGGCAAGTATGCTGAGCGGCGCGAAACCATCGCAAGGTATGAGGAAGAGCATATGAAATGA
- a CDS encoding M48 family metallopeptidase produces MMKMNTWKKRVAAGLTAGVLAFGGSFALQPAPVADAGWGDLIGTVIGGFQAKAEAENQIKELDQTEEGRQALFASYQEELGVEEYSPWEGLCSRAIERVSAGIAKSDPSVRDKPFLWFINQDDTFNAFCSLGHVMSINRGLFYYLQNEDEIAVVLGHEMGHGMKNHVADGWRKKIDVAIGAQVLADMTNASAVRNVVLNTVVTQINQVSIGRAHEWEADGLALKYITDAGYNPGAAAAVWQRFMEQMGDNRQNFVSEMFDPSDHPTNKERRDKYMQSVKEYSGGHVEVKDGVVYVKGKRFVVPAETDNMSSAERAYFVQGNLAAAYHNGHNKESAYADGNVVMLGAQPVMTCLRGDDSAAALAEKLNQVK; encoded by the coding sequence ATGATGAAAATGAATACTTGGAAAAAACGTGTGGCTGCAGGACTTACAGCGGGCGTGCTCGCCTTCGGAGGAAGCTTCGCCCTGCAGCCTGCTCCTGTGGCGGATGCGGGTTGGGGCGATCTCATCGGTACGGTCATAGGCGGCTTCCAGGCAAAGGCTGAGGCGGAGAATCAAATCAAGGAACTCGACCAGACGGAGGAGGGGCGGCAGGCGCTTTTCGCCTCGTACCAAGAAGAGCTTGGCGTAGAAGAATATTCTCCGTGGGAGGGACTTTGCAGCCGTGCGATTGAACGCGTTTCGGCTGGTATCGCTAAGAGCGATCCTTCTGTCCGCGACAAGCCGTTTCTTTGGTTCATTAATCAGGACGACACCTTCAATGCCTTTTGTTCGCTCGGTCATGTGATGTCGATCAACCGCGGACTTTTCTATTATCTGCAGAATGAGGACGAAATTGCCGTCGTCTTGGGGCATGAGATGGGGCATGGAATGAAGAACCATGTGGCGGATGGTTGGCGCAAGAAGATCGACGTGGCGATCGGTGCGCAGGTTCTTGCCGATATGACGAATGCGTCGGCGGTTAGAAACGTCGTGCTCAATACGGTTGTCACGCAGATCAACCAGGTGTCGATCGGCCGTGCGCACGAATGGGAAGCAGACGGACTTGCACTCAAGTACATCACGGACGCGGGGTACAATCCCGGTGCTGCAGCCGCCGTCTGGCAGCGCTTCATGGAGCAGATGGGCGACAATCGGCAGAATTTCGTCAGCGAGATGTTCGATCCGTCCGATCATCCGACGAACAAGGAGCGCCGTGACAAGTACATGCAGAGCGTCAAGGAGTACAGCGGCGGTCATGTCGAGGTCAAGGACGGCGTCGTTTATGTCAAGGGCAAACGATTCGTCGTTCCCGCTGAGACCGACAATATGTCGAGCGCCGAGCGCGCCTACTTCGTGCAGGGAAACTTGGCGGCGGCATACCACAACGGGCATAACAAGGAGAGTGCCTATGCGGACGGAAACGTCGTCATGCTCGGCGCACAGCCGGTCATGACCTGCCTTAGAGGCGACGACTCCGCAGCGGCGCTCGCCGAGAAATTGAATCAGGTAAAGTGA
- the trpB gene encoding tryptophan synthase subunit beta encodes MDFKRYLKEYPNKEGRFGKFGGAYLPEELVPAFAEINEAYLTICHSSQFINELRRIRREFQGRPTPVYHCERLSRKIGNCQIYLKREDLNHSGAHKLNHCMGEGLLAKFMGKKRIIAETGAGQHGVALATAAAFFGLDCTIYMGEVDIKKQAPNVARMKVLGAKVVPVSRGAKTLKEAVDAAFEDYLANYKETIYCIGSAVGPHPFPMMVRDFQTVVGIEAREQFKDMMGFLPDVVTACVGGGSNAIGMFVPFLDDPVEIVGVEPLGLGKKLGDHAASMSYGEEGVMHGFDSIMLKDAAGEPAPVYSVASGLDYPSVGPEHAFLREIGRVKYDTATDEEAIGAFFKLSRYEGIIPALESSHAVAYAMRRAKEMDTGSILVNLSGRGDKDLDYVIEKYGTGEKYLEFA; translated from the coding sequence ATGGATTTCAAGCGTTATCTCAAGGAATATCCGAACAAGGAGGGGCGTTTCGGCAAGTTCGGCGGCGCCTACCTGCCAGAAGAACTCGTGCCTGCTTTTGCGGAAATCAACGAGGCGTATCTGACGATTTGCCATTCTTCGCAGTTCATCAATGAGCTGCGGCGCATACGCCGCGAGTTTCAAGGGCGGCCGACGCCCGTCTACCACTGCGAGCGCCTTTCGCGCAAGATCGGCAATTGCCAGATCTATTTGAAGCGTGAGGATTTGAACCACTCGGGTGCGCACAAGCTCAATCACTGTATGGGAGAGGGGCTTCTGGCGAAGTTCATGGGCAAGAAGCGCATCATTGCCGAGACGGGCGCGGGACAGCACGGTGTGGCGCTCGCGACGGCGGCGGCCTTCTTCGGGCTCGACTGCACGATCTACATGGGCGAGGTCGACATCAAGAAGCAGGCGCCGAATGTGGCGCGCATGAAGGTGCTCGGCGCGAAGGTCGTGCCCGTCTCGCGCGGTGCGAAGACGCTCAAGGAAGCTGTCGATGCGGCTTTTGAGGATTATCTGGCGAACTACAAGGAGACGATCTACTGCATCGGCTCTGCTGTCGGACCGCATCCGTTCCCCATGATGGTGCGCGATTTCCAGACAGTCGTAGGCATCGAGGCGCGCGAACAATTCAAGGATATGATGGGGTTCCTGCCTGATGTTGTGACGGCGTGCGTGGGCGGCGGCAGCAATGCCATCGGCATGTTCGTGCCGTTCCTCGACGATCCTGTGGAGATCGTCGGCGTCGAGCCTCTGGGGCTTGGCAAGAAGCTCGGCGATCATGCGGCGTCCATGTCGTATGGCGAAGAGGGTGTCATGCACGGCTTTGACAGCATCATGCTCAAGGACGCGGCGGGCGAGCCGGCTCCTGTGTATTCGGTAGCAAGCGGACTCGACTACCCATCCGTCGGCCCCGAGCACGCCTTTTTGCGGGAGATTGGGCGCGTCAAGTACGATACGGCGACGGACGAGGAGGCGATCGGCGCCTTCTTCAAACTTTCGCGCTACGAGGGAATCATCCCCGCGCTCGAAAGCTCTCATGCGGTTGCCTACGCCATGCGCCGCGCCAAGGAGATGGATACGGGCTCGATCCTCGTCAACCTCAGCGGCAGGGGCGACAAGGATCTCGACTACGTCATTGAGAAGTACGGTACGGGCGAGAAGTATCTGGAATTTGCTTGA
- a CDS encoding DUF389 domain-containing protein: MVCLVWNKLKDFFDLHGDIASIREITDRINAGVRFRGTNLCVLMLAIFIASIGLNMDSTAVIIGAMLISPLMGSILGIGYGLARYDSTYIRSSAGSLLAQVLISVATSALYFSLTPIATPSSELLARTSPTIWDVLIAVFGGLAGIIGITRKEGGNVIPGVAIATALMPPLCTAGYGIATGVTAYTVGALYLFFINSFFICLTAFSVLKIIDIPSKIERDSVEFSRQKRYLLTFAILITLPSCFFAYQSVQENLESEQAKIYIEENFKVPPHLAISYTLDSEEKILTVFTIAGISEDDLTVLTEKLHEKAYLKPFRLEVFSAETVEEREKMEAMIDQRLSEVEKRAIPSVQEQQTVTALKSAREESEKQGTYILDWNREARIVFPEISRIAVGSVRGPAATADPSDSLSEMPIAFIYLKADMDEALRARLTEWISTKAQRRVQVQFFPESTRAEGKT, encoded by the coding sequence ATGGTTTGTTTGGTTTGGAATAAGCTGAAAGATTTTTTTGATTTGCATGGCGACATCGCGTCGATACGGGAAATTACAGATCGGATCAACGCCGGCGTGCGATTTCGGGGGACGAATCTCTGTGTGCTGATGTTGGCCATCTTTATCGCCTCCATCGGACTCAACATGGACAGCACGGCGGTCATCATCGGCGCGATGCTGATCTCTCCGCTGATGGGGTCGATCTTGGGTATCGGCTATGGCCTTGCCCGGTATGACAGCACATATATCCGCTCTAGTGCAGGCAGTCTGTTGGCCCAAGTGCTCATTTCGGTTGCCACATCGGCACTTTATTTTTCCCTTACGCCCATAGCTACACCTTCGTCGGAACTGCTTGCACGGACATCACCGACCATCTGGGATGTTTTGATCGCTGTTTTCGGTGGACTGGCAGGCATCATCGGTATAACACGTAAAGAAGGTGGAAATGTCATCCCCGGCGTTGCGATTGCGACGGCTCTCATGCCTCCTCTCTGTACCGCAGGATACGGCATTGCTACGGGTGTGACTGCGTATACCGTAGGTGCGTTATATCTTTTCTTCATCAATAGTTTCTTTATCTGTTTGACCGCATTCAGTGTCCTGAAAATCATTGACATTCCATCCAAGATCGAGCGGGACTCCGTGGAATTTTCAAGACAGAAACGCTACCTGCTGACATTTGCCATACTTATCACATTGCCCAGCTGTTTCTTTGCGTATCAGAGCGTGCAGGAAAATCTGGAGAGCGAGCAGGCGAAGATTTATATCGAGGAGAATTTCAAAGTGCCGCCTCATCTGGCGATCTCCTATACCTTGGATAGTGAGGAGAAAATATTGACGGTATTTACGATTGCCGGAATATCGGAGGATGATTTGACAGTATTGACGGAGAAACTGCATGAAAAGGCATATCTCAAACCTTTCCGTCTGGAGGTTTTTTCTGCAGAAACGGTGGAAGAGCGGGAAAAGATGGAGGCGATGATCGATCAGAGACTCAGCGAGGTTGAAAAAAGAGCCATTCCTTCCGTACAGGAACAACAGACAGTGACCGCACTCAAATCTGCTCGAGAGGAAAGTGAAAAGCAGGGCACTTATATATTGGACTGGAATCGTGAGGCACGTATCGTGTTCCCGGAAATCTCCCGCATCGCCGTTGGGAGTGTGCGCGGCCCTGCTGCGACTGCAGATCCATCGGATTCTCTGAGTGAAATGCCGATTGCTTTTATATACTTGAAGGCCGATATGGACGAAGCGTTGCGTGCTCGTTTGACCGAATGGATTTCCACTAAGGCGCAGCGCCGTGTACAGGTGCAGTTCTTCCCCGAATCCACACGGGCAGAGGGAAAAACGTAA
- a CDS encoding OstA-like protein, producing the protein MKKNLVSVLMMFVLLALSATALAAPNFSFDSYRLDFSSGRCVFDGNIRIVANGCTFQADHAEVDLATALKYLKNGAFDAQSGVNSPDFEVWCEGNVSVSQDGLKLTGDKAHVIGKTHEAVVEGNVFLERPKVTIQSDSGLFNWDTQVAQFDDNVRIRQGKREIKAEHAFYDVAKDELL; encoded by the coding sequence ATGAAAAAAAACCTTGTTTCGGTTCTCATGATGTTCGTTCTGCTCGCCTTGAGCGCGACGGCTCTTGCCGCACCGAACTTCTCCTTTGACTCCTACCGTCTCGACTTCTCCTCGGGACGCTGCGTCTTCGACGGCAACATTCGCATCGTCGCCAACGGCTGCACTTTCCAGGCCGACCATGCCGAGGTCGACCTTGCGACGGCGCTCAAGTACCTGAAAAACGGCGCCTTCGATGCCCAGAGTGGCGTCAACTCCCCCGATTTCGAGGTCTGGTGCGAGGGCAACGTCAGCGTCTCGCAGGACGGCTTGAAACTGACGGGTGACAAGGCGCATGTCATCGGCAAGACGCACGAGGCTGTCGTCGAAGGCAACGTCTTCCTTGAGCGTCCCAAGGTCACGATTCAGTCGGACAGCGGCCTCTTCAACTGGGACACTCAGGTCGCACAGTTCGACGACAACGTGAGGATTCGCCAAGGCAAGCGCGAGATCAAGGCGGAGCACGCCTTCTACGACGTCGCCAAGGACGAGCTGCTCTAA
- a CDS encoding deoxyguanosinetriphosphate triphosphohydrolase → MTIREKREALEYEILSPLAAKSRESRRRAPIVPCPFRTDFQRDRDRILHSKAFRRLKRKTQVYIVSGDHYRTRMTHSLEVSQIARTIARGLCLNEDLTEAIALGHDVGHTPFGHAGEAAMAEIIGHFAHNEQSLRVVEYLERDGAGLNLTFEVKDGIVNHTGKHLPKTLEGRIVRIADRIAYLCHDYDDSLRAGMLEAGDLPTLVYAKLGYTTSEMITGMVSDLIVHSEKREDIALSPAMQEVMDAFRAFMFEHIYHSERLARERKQAVFVLRELYAHYMENFEELPEEFRRYETRWGRQQTVVDYVAGLSDNYAVHTFARIFMPPVGFSVPGDA, encoded by the coding sequence ATGACGATACGGGAAAAACGTGAGGCGTTGGAGTATGAAATACTTTCCCCCCTTGCGGCGAAGAGCAGGGAGAGCCGGCGGCGAGCACCGATCGTACCGTGCCCTTTCCGCACGGACTTTCAGCGCGACCGCGACCGCATCCTGCACTCGAAAGCGTTCCGGCGTCTGAAGCGCAAGACGCAGGTTTACATCGTCTCGGGTGATCACTACCGTACGCGCATGACGCACAGCTTGGAGGTGTCGCAGATCGCCCGCACGATCGCGCGAGGGCTTTGCCTCAACGAAGATCTGACGGAGGCGATCGCACTCGGTCACGACGTCGGTCATACGCCTTTTGGTCATGCGGGCGAGGCGGCGATGGCGGAGATCATTGGACACTTCGCGCACAACGAGCAGAGTCTGCGCGTCGTCGAGTATTTGGAGCGCGATGGCGCGGGTCTCAATCTGACCTTCGAGGTCAAGGACGGCATCGTCAATCACACGGGAAAGCACTTGCCGAAGACACTTGAAGGGCGCATTGTGCGCATTGCCGACCGCATCGCCTACCTTTGCCACGATTACGACGACAGTCTGCGCGCGGGTATGCTTGAGGCGGGCGATCTGCCGACGCTCGTTTACGCGAAGCTCGGGTATACGACGTCGGAGATGATCACGGGCATGGTCTCCGACCTCATTGTGCATTCAGAGAAGCGGGAGGACATTGCGCTCTCTCCTGCCATGCAGGAGGTTATGGATGCTTTTCGGGCCTTCATGTTCGAGCATATCTACCATTCGGAGCGGCTGGCGCGTGAGAGGAAGCAGGCGGTGTTCGTGCTGCGCGAACTTTACGCGCACTACATGGAGAACTTTGAGGAACTGCCCGAGGAGTTTCGCCGCTATGAAACGCGCTGGGGCAGGCAGCAGACCGTCGTCGACTATGTGGCGGGACTCAGTGACAACTATGCCGTGCATACGTTCGCACGCATCTTCATGCCGCCCGTCGGCTTTTCCGTGCCGGGCGATGCGTGA
- the dnaG gene encoding DNA primase, producing the protein MRNEAMDAFVERVRADSDIVAVVSSYVALKKKGNRYWGCCPFHHENTPSFSVVPEQGFFYCFGCHVGGNVFKFLSLIENIPYFEAIKLQAEKLNIPLPERERSAAEIARDKKAEELRRVHEMAQTFFHNCLTKTHYGEAAKAYLAGRGIGESVIEAFGIGYAPPAWDKLAVAFEKRGVPAALLEESGLAAKRQKGAGHYDRFRNRVIIPIRDARGRVVAFGGRILGDGKPKYLNSPETLIFNKRRLLFGLDRAHRAIARAGFAVVVEGYMDAISVAAAGIENVVASLGTAFTAEQAKLLLRYAPELRFCYDSDAAGQEATLRALSVARAAGAMVKVLRVPDGKDPDEYIRKHGEAAFRKLVEAALPFIEYRMVRVLETADKESLQGRLDTLAALLPVLAEVKSPAELDGYIVRTARELTLDEGLIRAELGRAAGSSAPPAAVRETTRRAFKKADDILQRAGRIVLRTAWHDPAVTEHIASLVPFEAFSTEEQAKALAWLYGLHLAGERPTDARAQAELSEAVATEISRSLAEDTGTMDALEAYDDSMRRLRRTYLAQLFEEHTRRADRWEKENDARFLQELAQIQRIKNEMEGL; encoded by the coding sequence ATGAGGAATGAGGCGATGGACGCCTTTGTCGAGCGCGTACGCGCAGATTCCGACATCGTTGCCGTCGTTTCCTCCTATGTCGCGTTAAAGAAAAAAGGAAATCGTTATTGGGGCTGCTGCCCGTTTCACCACGAGAACACGCCGTCTTTTTCGGTAGTTCCCGAGCAGGGATTTTTTTATTGTTTCGGTTGTCACGTCGGAGGAAACGTATTCAAGTTCCTCTCGCTTATTGAGAACATCCCCTATTTCGAGGCAATCAAACTGCAGGCGGAAAAGCTCAATATTCCTTTGCCCGAGAGAGAGAGAAGCGCAGCGGAAATCGCGCGTGACAAGAAGGCGGAGGAACTTCGCCGCGTGCATGAGATGGCGCAGACCTTTTTTCACAACTGTCTGACCAAGACGCATTACGGCGAGGCGGCGAAGGCCTATCTCGCGGGGCGCGGTATCGGCGAGAGCGTCATCGAGGCTTTCGGCATCGGCTATGCGCCGCCCGCGTGGGACAAGCTCGCCGTCGCCTTCGAGAAGCGCGGCGTGCCTGCTGCGCTCCTTGAAGAGAGCGGCTTGGCGGCGAAGCGGCAGAAGGGCGCGGGTCATTACGACCGCTTTCGCAATCGCGTGATCATCCCGATCCGCGACGCGCGAGGGCGCGTCGTGGCGTTCGGCGGACGCATCTTGGGAGACGGCAAGCCGAAATATCTGAACTCGCCCGAGACGCTGATCTTCAACAAGCGACGTCTGCTCTTCGGTCTCGATCGCGCGCATCGTGCCATTGCGCGCGCGGGATTCGCCGTCGTCGTCGAGGGCTATATGGATGCGATTTCCGTCGCGGCTGCGGGCATAGAGAACGTCGTTGCCTCCCTCGGCACAGCTTTTACTGCAGAGCAGGCGAAGCTTCTGCTGCGCTATGCGCCGGAACTGCGCTTCTGCTATGACAGCGATGCGGCGGGACAGGAGGCGACGCTTCGCGCGCTTTCCGTCGCGCGCGCGGCGGGGGCGATGGTCAAGGTGCTGCGCGTGCCCGACGGCAAAGATCCCGACGAATACATCCGAAAACATGGCGAGGCGGCTTTTCGAAAACTCGTCGAAGCGGCGCTTCCCTTCATCGAGTACCGCATGGTGCGCGTATTGGAGACGGCGGACAAGGAGAGCCTGCAGGGCAGGCTCGATACACTCGCGGCGCTTCTGCCCGTGCTCGCCGAGGTGAAAAGCCCTGCGGAACTTGATGGCTATATCGTGCGCACGGCGCGTGAACTGACGCTCGACGAAGGGCTCATACGCGCCGAGCTTGGCCGGGCGGCAGGATCTTCTGCGCCGCCCGCTGCCGTGCGAGAGACGACGCGGCGCGCCTTCAAAAAGGCGGACGATATTCTGCAGCGTGCAGGGCGGATCGTGCTTCGGACAGCGTGGCATGATCCGGCTGTTACGGAGCATATTGCCTCCCTCGTGCCGTTCGAGGCTTTTTCGACAGAGGAACAGGCGAAGGCGCTCGCGTGGCTCTATGGACTTCATCTTGCGGGCGAGAGGCCGACGGATGCGCGTGCGCAGGCGGAGCTTTCCGAGGCGGTCGCGACGGAGATCAGTCGATCGCTTGCCGAGGACACGGGGACGATGGACGCGCTGGAGGCTTACGATGACTCCATGAGACGCTTGCGCAGGACGTATCTTGCGCAGCTCTTTGAGGAGCATACGCGGCGCGCTGATCGATGGGAAAAGGAAAATGATGCGCGGTTCTTGCAGGAATTAGCGCAGATTCAGCGAATAAAGAACGAAATGGAAGGGCTATGA